A window of Lentibacillus sp. Marseille-P4043 contains these coding sequences:
- a CDS encoding DUF2624 domain-containing protein, which yields MSTFIKDLIAKKITQLSPEELLHHSQQYGFSITNSQAKAITTYLKTHTIDPFHADGRAKMLQELARITDLKTAKKAQKLFNEIIKSHGLESLFY from the coding sequence ATGTCCACATTTATCAAAGATCTGATAGCCAAAAAAATAACCCAATTATCCCCTGAAGAATTATTACACCATAGTCAACAATATGGCTTTTCGATTACCAATTCACAAGCTAAAGCAATTACAACATATTTAAAAACGCACACCATTGACCCGTTTCATGCTGATGGAAGAGCTAAAATGCTTCAAGAATTAGCACGTATAACCGATCTAAAGACTGCCAAGAAAGCTCAGAAATTATTTAATGAAATAATCAAGTCACACGGTTTGGAGTCATTATTTTATTAA
- a CDS encoding NfeD family protein, whose amino-acid sequence MDIFSSDWVGFVITGLGTLFLIGEILVNMRGFFGLLGIGFIVVYFSAYLDTSLFIIMLIIYFIGLLLIIIDGKLLNDGTLATLGLASMLTSVALAAPSLSVGLYAVIGVLVGGFSSLLFLKVFKHRDMWTKITLKDRLTKEAGYNTMNEEYENLLNQQGTTLNDLRPVGTIRINNRNYSAISNGQWIPKGSTIRVVEVDGTRILVEMETN is encoded by the coding sequence ATGGATATTTTTTCTTCCGATTGGGTTGGTTTTGTTATAACTGGACTAGGAACATTATTTTTAATTGGTGAAATTTTAGTTAACATGCGTGGTTTCTTTGGGCTACTTGGAATTGGATTTATCGTTGTTTACTTTTCCGCTTATTTGGACACAAGCTTGTTTATTATTATGCTTATTATTTATTTTATCGGATTATTACTTATCATCATCGATGGAAAGCTGCTAAATGATGGCACACTTGCTACGCTGGGACTCGCAAGCATGTTAACATCTGTGGCATTGGCTGCACCAAGTTTATCTGTCGGTTTGTATGCGGTTATTGGTGTTCTAGTGGGTGGCTTTTCTTCTTTGTTGTTTTTAAAAGTTTTTAAACATCGGGACATGTGGACAAAAATCACATTAAAGGACCGGTTAACAAAGGAAGCTGGCTACAACACGATGAATGAGGAATATGAAAATTTATTAAACCAGCAGGGGACAACGTTAAACGATTTGCGCCCAGTTGGGACAATCCGGATTAACAACAGGAACTATAGTGCAATATCAAATGGGCAATGGATTCCTAAAGGTAGTACCATTCGTGTCGTTGAGGTTGATGGCACACGAATACTAGTTGAAATGGAAACGAACTGA
- a CDS encoding Na/Pi cotransporter family protein: MGIDLQTLLFEFLGGLGIFLLGIKFMGEGLQKTAGERLRDILDKTTSNPFLGVLAGMIVTILIQSSSGTTVLTVGLVNAGFMTLRQAIGVIMGANIGTTVTAFIIGIDLGEYALPIIAVGCFLLFFFKNQKVNSIGQTIFGFGALFFGLDLMSSGMSPLRGLESFHDLTVEMSSNPVLGVIIGTLFTVIVQSSSATIGILQGLFSEGAIDLQAAIPVLFGDNIGTTITAILASLGASVAAKRAAFTHVIFNLVGATIFLIGLDLFSQFVYYLQGQLHLNPEMTLAFAHGSFNIANTVIQFPFIAGLAWIVTKIIPGEDVTIEYKPKHLDPIFIQQSSALALEQAKAEVIRMGEYACIGLEETNQYLFTQQQKHSEMAMQVEGALNNLDRKITDYLVEVSSGSLSELESAKHTALMDSVRDIERIGDHFENIIELIDYKISNKVELTEQAKEDLNNMFDLTILTVKQAVKALDQMDRQEALAVAQKEDQIDKMERKYRKKHIIRMNEGLCNGSAGIVFVDIISNLERIGDHAVNIAEEVLGE, encoded by the coding sequence TTGGGTATCGATTTACAAACACTTCTTTTTGAGTTTTTGGGCGGTTTGGGTATTTTCCTGCTTGGAATAAAATTCATGGGCGAAGGATTACAAAAAACTGCGGGTGAACGGTTGCGAGATATTCTTGATAAAACGACAAGTAACCCTTTTTTAGGTGTACTTGCGGGTATGATTGTAACGATACTTATTCAAAGTAGTTCAGGCACAACCGTACTAACGGTCGGGCTTGTTAATGCGGGTTTTATGACATTAAGACAAGCTATCGGTGTTATTATGGGTGCAAATATTGGTACAACTGTTACAGCATTTATTATCGGTATTGATTTAGGTGAATATGCATTACCAATTATTGCAGTAGGTTGTTTCCTCCTATTTTTCTTTAAAAATCAAAAAGTTAATTCAATCGGACAAACTATTTTTGGCTTTGGTGCTTTATTTTTTGGACTCGATTTAATGAGTAGTGGAATGTCACCATTAAGAGGACTGGAATCGTTTCATGATCTAACGGTTGAAATGAGTTCAAATCCTGTGCTTGGTGTCATTATTGGTACATTGTTTACGGTTATCGTCCAAAGTTCGAGTGCAACGATTGGGATATTACAAGGGTTATTTTCAGAAGGTGCAATCGACTTACAGGCAGCAATACCTGTCCTGTTTGGGGATAACATTGGTACAACAATCACAGCGATATTAGCATCGCTTGGTGCAAGTGTCGCGGCGAAACGTGCAGCTTTTACACATGTGATTTTTAATTTAGTTGGTGCAACGATATTTCTTATTGGATTGGATTTATTCTCACAGTTTGTTTATTATTTACAAGGACAGCTTCATTTGAATCCGGAAATGACATTAGCTTTTGCGCATGGTAGTTTTAACATAGCTAATACGGTAATTCAGTTTCCATTTATTGCTGGTTTAGCGTGGATTGTGACGAAAATAATTCCTGGCGAGGATGTTACAATTGAATATAAACCAAAGCATTTAGATCCTATTTTTATTCAGCAATCATCTGCACTTGCACTTGAACAGGCAAAGGCAGAGGTTATTCGCATGGGAGAATACGCTTGTATCGGGTTAGAAGAAACGAATCAGTACTTGTTTACACAGCAGCAAAAACATTCGGAAATGGCGATGCAAGTTGAAGGTGCATTAAATAATTTGGATCGCAAAATTACCGATTACCTTGTGGAAGTATCATCTGGCTCGTTATCAGAACTAGAAAGTGCCAAACATACTGCACTAATGGATTCTGTGCGTGATATAGAACGAATCGGGGATCACTTTGAAAATATTATTGAATTAATTGATTATAAAATTTCAAATAAAGTTGAGTTAACGGAACAAGCAAAAGAAGATCTGAACAATATGTTTGATTTAACGATTTTAACGGTCAAACAGGCTGTTAAAGCACTTGATCAAATGGATCGTCAGGAAGCATTAGCTGTTGCGCAAAAAGAAGATCAAATCGATAAAATGGAACGGAAATATCGCAAAAAACACATTATTCGCATGAATGAAGGTTTGTGTAATGGTTCTGCAGGTATTGTGTTTGTTGATATTATTAGCAATTTAGAACGAATCGGGGATCATGCTGTAAATATTGCTGAAGAAGTTCTTGGTGAATAG
- a CDS encoding superoxide dismutase: protein MAKFELPELPYAYDALEPTIDKETMNIHHTKHHNGYVTKLNGALEGQADLQDKSLEDLVSNLDAVPENIRTAVRNNGGGHANHSLFWKVLSPNGGGEPSGELADKINGKFGSLDKFKEEFETAAKGRFGSGWAWLVVNNGELEVTSTPNQDSPLMEGKTPILGLDVWEHAYYLKYQNKRPEYVSAFWNVVNWDEVAKNYNAAK, encoded by the coding sequence ATGGCTAAATTTGAATTACCAGAATTACCTTATGCATATGATGCTTTAGAACCAACAATTGATAAGGAAACAATGAACATCCACCATACAAAGCATCACAATGGTTATGTTACAAAACTTAATGGTGCGCTTGAAGGACAAGCTGATCTTCAAGATAAATCACTAGAAGATCTTGTAAGCAACCTAGATGCTGTACCTGAAAATATTCGCACTGCTGTACGCAATAATGGTGGCGGTCATGCGAACCATAGTTTATTCTGGAAAGTGTTATCGCCAAACGGTGGCGGCGAACCATCAGGCGAATTAGCTGACAAAATAAATGGTAAATTTGGTAGCCTTGATAAGTTTAAAGAAGAATTTGAAACGGCTGCTAAAGGTCGCTTTGGATCTGGCTGGGCATGGTTAGTTGTTAATAATGGTGAACTTGAGGTAACAAGCACACCTAACCAAGATTCACCTTTAATGGAAGGTAAAACACCTATTCTTGGCCTTGATGTTTGGGAGCATGCATATTATCTCAAATATCAAAACAAACGTCCTGAATATGTTTCGGCATTCTGGAATGTTGTTAACTGGGATGAAGTAGCTAAAAATTATAATGCAGCTAAATAA
- a CDS encoding MFS transporter, with protein sequence MLKSLEHITGKVEINRDLIFLLVIGGLYSLGIFLSNTFVNIYLWKQSGDYITIAMYNLGIYLFQPIMFILAGRIAKKIDRVIVLRLGVIFLSLFFLSVLIIAEKASTYNFLLGSVLGIGYGFYWLAYNVLTFEITEPETRDFFNGFLGVLQSFGGMVGPVLAGFIIAKMTANVGYTTIFTISFILFICAVACSFALKRRQAEGDFHFKRIFIERHHNKNWRKILHAHVFQGLREGIFLFVISIWVFLVTKSEFSLGMFNLCLSGLSFVFYFIATKYIKPSLRKKAILLGGVILYFSIYIILFKISYVNLIIYAVVIGIAYPIINVPYASLTYDVIGKAWKAKDLRVEYIVVRELFVNIGRVASISIFLITVSLFPAEKIIPILLVVLGTGHLFIYFFVKDIYLGSLRKKEVPIKEQLTDEKNR encoded by the coding sequence ATGCTAAAAAGTCTAGAACACATAACAGGAAAAGTAGAAATAAATCGGGATTTAATCTTTTTATTGGTGATTGGAGGACTTTATTCTCTAGGAATTTTTCTTTCCAACACGTTTGTGAACATATACCTTTGGAAGCAATCCGGAGATTATATTACAATCGCCATGTATAACTTGGGTATTTATTTGTTTCAACCAATCATGTTTATCCTTGCTGGGAGAATAGCCAAAAAGATTGATCGTGTTATCGTATTGCGTTTGGGGGTAATTTTTTTATCTCTATTTTTTTTGAGTGTTTTAATCATTGCTGAAAAAGCCTCCACTTATAACTTTTTGTTAGGAAGCGTACTTGGAATTGGCTATGGGTTTTATTGGCTTGCTTACAATGTATTAACGTTCGAGATCACCGAACCGGAAACACGGGATTTCTTTAATGGATTTCTAGGGGTTTTACAATCATTTGGTGGTATGGTTGGTCCGGTATTAGCTGGTTTTATTATCGCAAAAATGACTGCCAATGTTGGATATACGACTATATTCACGATTTCGTTTATTTTATTTATTTGTGCGGTTGCTTGTAGTTTTGCGTTAAAACGTCGGCAAGCAGAAGGGGATTTTCATTTCAAAAGGATATTCATTGAACGCCATCATAATAAAAATTGGCGTAAAATTTTACATGCTCATGTTTTCCAAGGTTTACGTGAAGGGATTTTTCTGTTCGTCATTTCCATTTGGGTTTTCCTTGTTACCAAGAGCGAATTTTCTTTAGGGATGTTTAATTTATGTCTTTCCGGTTTGTCTTTTGTATTTTATTTTATCGCCACGAAATACATTAAACCATCATTACGGAAGAAGGCAATCTTGCTTGGTGGGGTAATTCTTTATTTTTCGATTTACATTATTTTGTTCAAGATCAGTTATGTGAACCTGATCATCTATGCCGTCGTAATCGGGATTGCATATCCAATTATCAATGTCCCGTATGCCTCGTTAACATATGATGTGATAGGTAAGGCATGGAAGGCAAAGGACTTACGGGTGGAATATATTGTTGTTCGTGAACTTTTTGTCAATATTGGTCGAGTTGCATCAATTTCGATCTTTCTTATCACCGTTTCACTGTTTCCTGCAGAAAAAATTATACCAATACTGCTGGTTGTTTTAGGCACAGGACATTTATTTATTTATTTTTTTGTTAAAGATATTTATTTAGGTAGCTTGCGTAAAAAAGAGGTTCCGATAAAAGAACAGCTGACAGATGAAAAAAATCGTTAA
- a CDS encoding peptidoglycan D,D-transpeptidase FtsI family protein, with protein MVKKKKKKRQLPFRLNILFFVVFLMFSVLILQLGVVQILNGESFQEEIDRTIKDTTKIPVPRGKMYDRYHNVIVDNKPLYSITYTPAKGTQAKDRLDVAEKLSTYISMYNDENKEEKLDTITLRDKKEYWYLNHEEEATKRLSEKEAADMEPAKQYKTILKRIKKEEVNDLTEEQLEVILIKKELDKALTLTPQIVKNENVTPEEYARVAEHLSELDGINATTDWNREYPYDETFSNLLGTITSQSQGILQEKEDYYLTRGYSPNDRVGRSGLEEQYESVLRGRKEQIEYTTNKEGKVVDTKVAVEGQRGKDLVLTIDMELQKRVDKIIREEFKKTINKYPYDNRHMEDAMAVVMNPQTGELLAVSGQHYDREEHEFSNAALKTLYEVHRPGSAVKGATVLSGFQSGVITPGQTFYDAPIQIAGDEPKSSWKSLGLVNDITALQESSNVYMFYIAMRMGGDFHYAKGENLQFDWESKPFERMRNYFSQFGLGTSTGVDFPYEETGFKGENPNAGNLLDFAIGQYDTFTTMQLAQYVSTIANDGYRVRPHFLKEIRTPTPSEDRLGPVFKSENTEVLNRIQMDQKYIDRVQEGFRRAYQTPGGTAYSEFAGKDYKPAGKTGTAENTADGDYTENLTLVGYAPYDDPEVAFAIVVPNTGVGEHINNKIGERIFDSYFDLKEEHKED; from the coding sequence ATGGTAAAGAAGAAAAAGAAAAAACGACAGCTTCCCTTTCGTTTAAATATATTATTTTTTGTTGTATTTTTAATGTTTTCTGTCCTGATTCTTCAATTGGGTGTGGTTCAAATTTTAAATGGGGAAAGCTTCCAAGAAGAAATTGATCGAACAATTAAGGATACCACAAAAATACCAGTACCTCGTGGGAAAATGTATGACCGTTACCATAATGTAATCGTGGATAATAAACCATTGTACTCTATCACTTATACACCGGCAAAAGGAACACAAGCAAAAGACCGGTTAGATGTAGCAGAAAAGCTGTCAACATATATTTCGATGTATAACGATGAAAATAAAGAAGAAAAATTAGATACAATAACATTACGGGATAAAAAGGAATACTGGTATTTAAACCATGAAGAGGAAGCAACAAAGCGATTAAGTGAAAAAGAAGCTGCAGATATGGAACCAGCAAAACAGTATAAGACGATATTAAAGCGAATAAAAAAAGAAGAGGTTAACGACCTTACTGAAGAACAGTTGGAAGTTATTCTTATCAAAAAAGAATTAGATAAGGCATTAACCCTAACTCCGCAAATTGTAAAAAATGAGAATGTAACCCCAGAAGAATACGCTAGGGTTGCTGAACATTTAAGTGAACTCGATGGAATTAATGCGACAACCGACTGGAATCGGGAATACCCTTATGATGAAACATTCAGCAATTTACTTGGTACAATAACTTCGCAATCACAAGGAATTTTGCAGGAAAAAGAGGATTATTACCTGACACGTGGATACAGTCCAAATGATCGGGTGGGTAGAAGCGGACTGGAAGAGCAATATGAATCTGTCTTAAGAGGCAGAAAAGAGCAAATCGAATACACAACAAATAAAGAAGGAAAAGTTGTTGATACGAAGGTTGCTGTGGAAGGGCAGCGTGGTAAGGATTTAGTGTTAACTATTGATATGGAATTACAAAAACGTGTTGATAAAATTATTCGTGAGGAATTTAAGAAAACGATAAATAAATATCCTTACGATAATCGTCACATGGAAGATGCTATGGCAGTCGTTATGAATCCGCAAACAGGAGAATTGTTAGCCGTTTCTGGACAGCATTATGATCGTGAAGAACATGAGTTTTCGAATGCAGCATTAAAAACGTTATATGAGGTGCACCGTCCAGGATCAGCGGTAAAAGGTGCAACCGTATTATCCGGTTTTCAATCAGGTGTGATAACCCCTGGCCAAACATTTTATGATGCACCGATTCAAATTGCCGGTGACGAACCAAAAAGTTCTTGGAAATCACTAGGACTTGTAAATGATATTACCGCCTTACAAGAATCATCAAACGTCTATATGTTTTACATCGCAATGCGTATGGGTGGTGACTTCCATTATGCGAAAGGTGAAAATTTACAGTTTGATTGGGAGTCAAAACCATTTGAAAGAATGCGAAATTATTTTAGTCAATTTGGGCTTGGTACATCAACTGGGGTTGATTTCCCTTATGAGGAGACAGGGTTTAAAGGGGAAAACCCGAATGCAGGTAACTTGCTTGACTTTGCGATTGGACAGTATGATACATTCACAACTATGCAGTTAGCACAATATGTATCAACGATCGCAAATGATGGCTATCGCGTTCGACCGCATTTCTTGAAGGAAATTCGCACACCTACACCGTCTGAAGATCGATTAGGTCCTGTATTTAAAAGTGAGAATACAGAAGTACTGAACCGAATTCAAATGGATCAAAAATATATTGATCGTGTTCAAGAAGGGTTCCGTCGAGCATATCAAACACCAGGTGGGACTGCGTATAGTGAATTTGCTGGAAAAGATTATAAGCCAGCGGGAAAAACGGGTACTGCAGAGAATACGGCTGATGGTGATTATACCGAAAACCTGACGCTTGTTGGGTATGCCCCTTATGATGATCCCGAAGTAGCATTTGCAATTGTTGTTCCGAATACCGGTGTAGGGGAGCATATTAATAATAAGATTGGTGAACGTATTTTTGATTCGTATTTTGACTTAAAAGAGGAACATAAAGAAGACTAA
- the rpmG gene encoding 50S ribosomal protein L33, which translates to MRVNITLACTETGDRNYITTKNKRTNPERIELMKYCPRLKKHTLHRETK; encoded by the coding sequence ATGCGCGTAAACATTACATTAGCTTGTACAGAAACTGGTGATCGTAATTATATTACTACTAAAAACAAGCGTACGAATCCTGAGCGAATAGAGCTTATGAAATATTGTCCACGTCTTAAAAAACATACTCTACATCGTGAAACAAAATAA
- a CDS encoding 5-formyltetrahydrofolate cyclo-ligase: protein MALDKSQMRKATIAQLKQMSNEQRQIMEHKLMANLITSDYWKQATTIGITISQQFEWNTRPIIESAWKQGKSVCIPKCQPKEKRLVFYQFHSYDQLETVYYNLLEPKPEESLRVEKEQIELLIVPGILFDKNGFRIGFGGGYYDRFLNNFPNETISLASEQQVIDHLPSESFDIPVNHLMTENTLIK from the coding sequence ATGGCATTGGATAAATCACAAATGCGCAAGGCTACGATTGCACAATTGAAACAGATGTCTAACGAACAGAGACAAATAATGGAACACAAGCTAATGGCGAACCTGATAACATCAGATTATTGGAAGCAGGCAACAACAATCGGGATTACAATATCTCAACAATTTGAATGGAATACAAGACCAATAATTGAGTCTGCATGGAAGCAAGGAAAATCTGTTTGTATACCAAAATGTCAACCAAAAGAAAAGCGACTTGTCTTTTATCAATTTCATTCATATGATCAATTGGAAACCGTTTATTACAATTTATTGGAGCCAAAACCAGAGGAATCATTGCGGGTGGAAAAAGAGCAAATTGAATTGTTAATTGTTCCGGGAATTCTGTTTGATAAAAATGGATTTCGGATTGGTTTCGGTGGAGGCTATTATGATCGCTTTTTAAATAATTTCCCAAATGAAACCATTTCCTTAGCAAGTGAACAACAAGTTATTGATCATCTTCCATCTGAATCGTTCGATATTCCGGTTAATCATCTTATGACAGAGAATACTTTGATCAAGTAG
- a CDS encoding ThiF family adenylyltransferase, translated as MNMERYSRQLLFSPIQAAGQKKLADSTALIVGVGALGTVISNHLVRAGVGKVRIVDRDYVELSNLQRQMLFDEADVNEALPKAIAAKRKLEKINSDVVIEAFIENVSNENVDRLTDDVDVVLDGTDNFSTRFLLNDICFKKNIPFSYGGVVSSRGMTALFIPNETPCLRCFTKEGSESGQTCDTVGVIAPAVDMISSMEVIEVLKYLTGNKQHLRHTLKTVDFWYNQHYDMKFSQADPQCPTCQKKEYPAIQKKAQNSETVLCGRNTVQIHRNQSWDLAKIDSQLAKIMKTKRTPFLVKAQMDNEKTFVIFPDGRVLVQGTEDITKARTLYDRYIGS; from the coding sequence ATGAATATGGAGCGTTACTCTCGTCAGTTATTATTTTCACCTATCCAAGCAGCTGGTCAAAAAAAATTAGCAGACAGCACGGCACTTATCGTTGGTGTTGGTGCCTTAGGAACGGTTATTAGTAATCATCTAGTACGGGCTGGAGTTGGTAAAGTTAGGATTGTTGATCGGGATTATGTAGAATTAAGTAATTTACAACGGCAAATGTTATTTGATGAAGCAGATGTAAATGAAGCGCTACCTAAAGCAATTGCAGCAAAGAGGAAGCTAGAAAAAATAAATAGTGATGTCGTGATTGAAGCGTTCATCGAGAATGTTTCGAATGAAAATGTCGATAGGTTAACAGATGACGTTGATGTAGTTTTGGATGGAACAGATAATTTTTCGACTCGCTTCCTTTTGAATGACATCTGTTTTAAGAAAAATATCCCGTTTTCGTATGGTGGTGTCGTTAGTTCCAGAGGGATGACAGCACTATTTATACCAAACGAAACTCCTTGTTTACGCTGTTTTACAAAAGAAGGATCTGAAAGTGGACAAACATGTGACACTGTTGGCGTTATTGCTCCTGCCGTGGATATGATTTCTTCGATGGAAGTAATCGAAGTGTTGAAGTATTTGACTGGTAATAAGCAGCACTTAAGGCATACATTAAAAACAGTCGATTTCTGGTATAACCAACACTACGATATGAAGTTTTCCCAAGCCGATCCACAATGTCCTACATGCCAAAAAAAAGAATATCCAGCAATACAAAAAAAAGCTCAGAACTCAGAAACTGTTTTATGTGGTCGAAATACGGTGCAAATTCACCGAAACCAAAGTTGGGATCTTGCAAAAATAGATAGTCAGTTAGCAAAAATCATGAAAACTAAACGGACCCCATTTTTAGTGAAAGCACAAATGGATAATGAAAAAACCTTTGTTATTTTTCCTGATGGCCGTGTACTCGTACAAGGGACTGAAGATATTACTAAAGCAAGAACATTATACGACCGATATATCGGCTCTTAA
- a CDS encoding rhomboid family intramembrane serine protease yields the protein MYRNETHTMYQLAYHLVKDDHFDVIHINDNEEEIWLERYENKTSQIIRLLQHGFDWKNHLKKDIAIVFQKTKAMKRLLQGKHVHVHNVYVSSHAPVDDWEELKRPMQLNERNPVKMNVYYLDDDSKQEELSRFYMAVDGSEEEKPDYSTGSETEEQIDYYQNQLTSNLNNKRKEVQSVFSHGKPFITYLLLIVNVLMFLILELNGGSTSTQTLIDFGGKYNPAIMDGEWWRIVTSMFLHIGLLHLFMNMLALYYLGTAVERIYGSWRFTFIYFLAGIGAGVASFAMTSNVSAGASGALFGLFGALLFFGLIHKKIFFQTMGKGILVLIGINIIFGFSVEQIDNSAHIGGLLMGFFAAAIISLPKKKMLPIQFGALIFYIAAIVGLSIFGIQNNENSASYQLAKVSELLEENNYAAVVDHATEGLKDPDELKVPLLFQRSYAYIQLDKPELATVDLEKVVQQTDEMPEAYYNLAILYYEKSKMDQAEEMIKKAYDLKPNEATYADLYEKITGENPKK from the coding sequence ATGTATAGGAATGAGACTCATACAATGTACCAGTTGGCATATCACTTGGTAAAAGATGATCATTTTGACGTGATACATATAAATGATAATGAAGAAGAAATATGGCTGGAACGTTATGAAAATAAAACATCCCAAATTATTCGTTTGCTGCAACATGGGTTTGATTGGAAGAACCATTTAAAAAAAGATATCGCGATTGTATTTCAAAAAACGAAAGCAATGAAGCGATTATTACAGGGTAAACATGTTCATGTACATAATGTTTATGTTTCTTCCCATGCCCCTGTTGACGATTGGGAAGAATTGAAACGACCAATGCAGTTAAATGAAAGAAATCCAGTGAAAATGAATGTTTATTATTTAGATGATGACAGTAAACAGGAGGAACTAAGCAGATTTTACATGGCCGTAGATGGTTCTGAAGAAGAAAAGCCAGATTATTCAACGGGCAGTGAAACAGAAGAACAAATTGATTATTATCAAAATCAGTTAACTAGTAATTTAAATAATAAACGAAAAGAAGTACAATCGGTATTTTCACATGGCAAGCCGTTCATTACATATTTGCTGTTAATCGTCAATGTGTTGATGTTTTTAATTCTTGAATTGAATGGAGGAAGTACATCAACACAAACCTTAATTGACTTTGGAGGAAAATATAACCCAGCAATCATGGATGGAGAGTGGTGGCGAATTGTTACCTCCATGTTTTTACATATTGGCTTACTGCACTTATTTATGAATATGCTCGCTTTGTATTATTTAGGTACGGCGGTTGAGCGAATATATGGATCATGGCGGTTTACTTTTATTTATTTCCTCGCAGGAATTGGTGCAGGAGTTGCTAGTTTTGCAATGACATCGAATGTTTCAGCTGGTGCTTCTGGAGCTTTGTTTGGCTTATTTGGTGCATTACTGTTTTTTGGACTCATTCATAAGAAAATATTCTTTCAAACAATGGGGAAAGGAATACTCGTATTAATTGGAATCAATATAATCTTTGGTTTTTCTGTTGAACAAATTGACAATAGTGCACATATTGGTGGATTGCTAATGGGATTTTTCGCTGCGGCAATTATTAGTTTACCAAAAAAGAAAATGCTGCCTATTCAATTCGGTGCATTAATTTTTTATATTGCTGCTATCGTGGGGCTCAGTATTTTTGGTATCCAAAACAACGAAAATAGCGCATCCTATCAACTAGCAAAGGTTAGCGAGTTGCTTGAGGAAAATAATTATGCTGCGGTTGTTGATCATGCAACCGAGGGTTTAAAGGATCCAGATGAACTAAAAGTACCTTTACTTTTTCAACGCTCTTATGCGTATATACAGCTTGATAAACCTGAATTGGCTACAGTTGATTTAGAAAAGGTCGTTCAACAGACTGATGAGATGCCTGAGGCGTATTATAACCTTGCAATACTGTATTACGAAAAGAGCAAAATGGATCAAGCGGAAGAAATGATCAAAAAGGCTTATGATTTAAAACCAAATGAAGCAACATATGCTGACCTTTATGAGAAAATCACAGGTGAAAATCCGAAAAAATGA
- a CDS encoding YqgQ family protein, with translation MKTVYDVRQLLKRFGTFIYIGDRLADMELMEIEIKDLYQSQLIRTDEYQMALLILRKEMARLHDKEEGNTHE, from the coding sequence ATGAAAACGGTATATGATGTACGACAACTGCTTAAGCGGTTTGGAACGTTTATTTATATTGGCGACCGACTAGCTGATATGGAATTAATGGAAATAGAAATAAAAGATTTGTATCAATCGCAATTAATTCGAACAGATGAATACCAGATGGCATTACTCATACTTCGCAAAGAAATGGCACGACTTCATGATAAAGAAGAGGGGAATACTCATGAATGA